The Mangrovibacterium diazotrophicum DNA window TACCAGTGTAAATCAAATCGCCGATTTTCAGTGTGAAATAGTTTGACACCTGGCTGATCAGCTCGTCAATTGGGAACAGCATGAACGAGCTATCGCCGTTTTGCACCAGTTCGCCATTCTTCTTCAACTGAAATTTGATCGCGTTCACATCGGGCAATTCCGTTTTCGGAATAAAATCGGTGCTGATGACTGCTGAACGGTCAAAGGCTTTGGCCTTTTCCCAAGGCAGACCTTTGTCCTTTAATTTATTCTGCAAATCGCGTGCTGTAAAATCAATCCCAAGTCCAATCTCATCGTAGTAACGACTGGCAAACTTGGGCTCAATATTCTTGCCCAAACGATTGATCCGCACAATCAATTCGCACTCGTAATGCACATCCTGGCTAAACGAAGGAATATAAAACGGATCGTTGTTGCGCAACAAAGCCGAGTCGGGCTTCATAAACATCACCGGTTCCGTTGGAATATCATTATTCAATTCGCGCGCGTGCTCGCTGTAATTCCGTCCTATGCAAATAATTTTCATGATTCAAATTCTAAACTAGTTCCAAGATATTGGCTGCAAGCCACAAGAGCATCCCAACCAATCTAAAATGACAAACTCGGATATTGAAAAATAGCCTAGTCGCGAGACTGAGACTGAGACTGAGACTTTACACTATTGGCTCCAAGCCCTTTGCACTTCGCCCCCTGCTAATTGTCTTTCATTCGCAGCTTGATGGCGGTCAATACCTTTTTGGTGTAAAGTGGGAACTCGCCATTCATAATCCAACCAAAGTAACCGGGCTGCTCGCGCAACACCTGCTCAACCGGGATTCCTTTATTCTTGCCAAAGTTGAACACTTCAACACCTTTCTCATCATAAACAATGCGACCAATGAAATCCACGTTGCGGTCGTACGATGAAAACTCGCTCAACGCGTTCACATCATTCTGAATCGGCTTGGTAATTTTACCTTTCGCATCTTCGAACTCGGCATCCTGATAAACATCCAGCTGAGCCTTCAGCACCTCGTAAGTAGCCTTGGTATCGGCTAACGCGCTGTGGGCATCTTCCAAATTCTGCTGGCAATAAAACTTGTAAGCTGCAGCCAAAGTGCGTTTCTCCATTTTGTGGAAAATTGCCTGTACATCAACAAACTTGCGCTTTTTGAAATCCACATCCACATCAACGCGCAGGAACTCTTCAGCCAAAAGCGGAATGTCGAAGCGGTTCGAATTGAAACCGGCCAAATCACAGCCTTCCATAAATTTTGCCAACGACTTGGCCACTTCCTTAAACGTTGGGCAGTCCTTCACGTCTTCGTCATAAATTCCGTGCACTTTGCTGGAAGATTCAGGGATCGGCATTTCCGGATTGATCCGCATTTCCTTGGTTTCTTCTGTTCCGTCCGTGTGGACTTTTATCAACGCGAGCTCTACGATTCGGTCCGTAGCAACATTAATTCCCGTTGTTTCCAAATCCAAAAAGATGAGTGGATTTCTAAGATTCAGTTTCATTTTGTTTGTTTTCTGATTCGGCTCGGCGGCCGGTTATGAATAAAAAGCCTAACAAGATGTCTCCTGTTAGGCTTCCGAACTATTTAAGTTACTTATTAAGCATTGATCATCATTGGCATCAACAGCATCAACACATCTTCTTCGTCGAAGTCTTTTTCGGCCGGGAGTAACAGACCTGCACGAGTCGGGTCTGACAGTTCTACGCGAACTTCCGACGAACTCAGATTCGACAAAATCTCCAACAGGAAGGTTGATTTGAAGCCGATCTCGATCTCTTCGCCCTCATATTGACATTTGATACGTTCAACAGCCGAAATGGAGAAATCGACATCCTGTGCCGACACCACCAGCTGGTTGCCATCGATGTGGAATTTAATGAGGTTGCTGGCCTGGTTGGCAAATACCGAAACACGTTTGATGGTGTTGTAGAATTCCAAACGGTCAACAATCAGTTTATTTGGGTTGTTGGTTGGGATCACCGAATTGTAGCTCGGGTAGTTTCCTTCAACCAAACGGCAAATCAATTTAAAATTACTTAGCGTGAAAAAGGCGTTCTTTTCGTCAAACTGCAGTTTCACATCGTAGTCTTCTTTCACCAACAGGTTCTTCAACAACGACGCCGGTTTTTTAGGTAAAATGAAAGAAGATTCCACTTCAGCTTTTGCATCGGCACGTTTGTAACGAACCAATTTGTGAGCATCCGAAGCAACGAAAGTCAAATCGTTATTTCCCAGTTCCAGGAAGATCCCGTTCATTACCGGACGCAACTCATCGTCGGCGGTTGCAAACAAGGTACGCTGAATACCACTTTGCAAAACATCGTGCGGAACCTGGATGGTAGAAGCTGCCGCTTCGTTCAGTTCGGGCAATTGCGGAAATTCATCTCCGTCCTGTCCAACAATACTGAACTTACCGTTTTCAGAGTAGATATCAATGCCGAAAGTGTCCAAATCAAATTTGAAAGTCAACGGTTGATCCGGGAATTCTTTCAGGGTGTCGTTTAACAATTTTGCGGGAACAGCAATATCACCAGTTCCTTCGGTGTTATCCAGCTCAAGACTGGTAATCAGTGTTGACTCCAAGTCTGAAGCAGTAACCGTCAATCGGTTTTCTTCCAGTTGAAATAAATAATTATCCAAAATGGGTAATGTATTCTTCGAACTAATCACTTTACTGATCGCATTCAGGTGACTTAGCAATTCGGTACTGGAAACAACAAATTTCATTGACATTCTCTTTTAGTTTGACTTATCATTTTAAGAGGAAGCGGAAATTCAACTCCTGCGCCTCGTGAATACACGAATATACAAACTTTGCATTGGTTTCCCGAGAATTTATATTCACAATTTATACAAAGTAATTAACCACGGTATTTCCGTATCCGGACGAAGTGGAAAACCAGTCCGAATACCACGATAATCAGCAGCGGAAGAACCACATTCAGCACTTGCCAAAAGGTTTTCTCCTCGCGCAAGCGCACCTTGTCGAGCAGTCGAATTTTAAACACGCGCGACCGCAGTTCCATTATTCCCGAGTTATCGCAAAGGTAGTTTACGGCATTCAGCAAAAAGGCCTTGTTACCGAAGGTTTGTTGCGAATATTCATCGTATCCCAAAGGCTGTGTGCGCACCTGTCCGTTTCGTCGCGAAACCTTGTTGGCAATCAGGCTGCCATCTGCCAAAACAATCTGTTTGGCAGGTTCCGATTTATCCAAAACATCAATACCAAGCGGATTGAATTCCCGGGTCATGCGATTACTAAACACAGAAGGAAAACTTCCTTCCAGTAGCACGCCGACCGGAATATTGGACATATGAAACAGCTCCTGCGCCGGTGGATCGTTGATGCTTTGCAAGCTAATTTGCTCGGGTGTTCCTATTTTTCGGGAATAGGCTGAAGTATGCAGAATAACTGATTTGCGGATCTCCGGATTTTTTCCAACCGTATCAATCGAGCTTACAAATTCAGATTTCAGGCGATTCAGATTCCGACTGATCACATTATCTTCCGCTGGCGTCAGCAAGGGCGAATAATACCAGGGTGCCGGCGTGAATTTGGGCTGCGATGCCACCGGCGAAGTGTTCACCGGAATAAGAACACATTCCACATCCTGCAGCAAATCCGGGTTCACCCGAACGCCGTACTTAAACAGCTGATCCATCAGATTCAGGTCTCGGGGGAAAGCGATTGTCGTTTCACCACGGCTCAAGCTATCCAGACTCACCTGCACCGGATCGAACAGCCACAGCAGGTTACCTCCCCGCATCAGGTACTGATCGATGTAAAATTTTTCCTGCTCACCAAAAGCTTTCGATGGGTCGGCAATAATCAACGCTTTCGGTAAGGTATCATTTTGGAACAATTGTTCCGCTGTTCGGTCAACCACCGTGTAATTCTCGGACAAGCCCTGGCGAATATCCCAGGTTTCGGGATCGCCCAGTTCATCTTGTCCGGACAGAAATGCTACTTCTTCCTTATCGCCCTGCTCAACCTGGCGAATCGCATTCATCAATTCAAACTCGAGCGTTTCAATCGAATTATTCAAGTTCTCGTCAGCAGACAGAGACGGGTTATTTTTCAACAGATTGATACCAACCAGCTGATCGCGATACCGAAGCACAGCTCCCGGAAAAATCAGCTTGGTCACTGTTCCTTCTTCTTTATTCTGGCGTAAATCGGTGGGCTGCAATCCAAGGTTCACCAACTGATTGAACAACTTATTTCGTTCGTCATTATTCGAAATATCGTAAGGATCCTTCCGAACCGACTGAATCCGAAAATCGGCCCAGGCATCCATATCCTGCACCTTTTCTTCCACGGCGCGCTGCAACTGCCGAAATCCCGGAGGCAAATCGCCGGCCAGATACAAATCAACTTTAATCGGCGCGTCCAGCTTTTCAAGCAGTGTTTTCGATACGGTTGAAAGGCTGTAACGTTTTTCCGTTGTCAAATCGATACGAAAGAACCAGGCCGAACCGATAAACATCACCACAATAACAACTGCAACCAGAAAGCCGGTTTTCTTCAATTGCCGCTTTAGGTTCTGCTGCTTGCGACGCAAAAACAGGCTGGTCAAAACCAACACGATGCCGGTTACCAAAACGAAGTACAGCACATCACGCGAATCAACCACTCCCCGGCTAACCGAGTCGTAGTGCTCACTAATTCCCATGTTCAGAAAAAAGGTTTTCACGACCATCGGCACTTCCATCGCCGCAACAAAATCAAAACCCGAGTAGAAAATAAAGCACAAAATTAGAGCTGTGATAAAAGCAAATACAGGGTTGTCGGTCAGCGAAGATGCCAACACGCCCAACGCGACGTAAAGTGCCGCCAGCAGAAAAAGCCCAATAAATGAGCCCCAGGCAGCACCACTGTCCCAGTTCCCAACCGGGTTACCGAGACTGTAGATGGAGTAGAAATAGACCAAAGTTGGGAGTAAACAGACCACCACCAAAAACAGGCCAGCCAGGTATTTGGCCCAAACCAACTGCAACAATGAATACGGCCGGGTAATCAGAATTTCGAGTGTCCCCAGGCGCTTTTCTTCGGCAAAAAGGCGCATCGTTAAAGCCGGAATAAGGAATAAAAAGATCCAGGGAGCCAACTGAAAATAGGGACTCAACGAGGCATATCCGTTCTCTATCAAATTATAAGTACCGGGGAAAACCCACAAGAACAAACCATTGGCGATCAAAAAAACGAAGGCTACCAAATAGCCGGTTAGGGACCCGAAGAAGCTGGTAATTTCTTTCCGAAACAGACTATACATATCAGAGGGTTGATTTGAAGATGAACGAAGATAAAAAAAGTCGGCTTACGACCGAAGCTTTTGCACAATCATTTGGGCCGCTCGCTTGGAGGCGCCTTCCTCGCCCAACACCTGGTGCAACTCGTCGTAGCTGGCTGCGACCTGCTCGCGGTAAGACTGGTCTTCCAACAAGCGCTTCACCTCTTTACGGATATTAGCTGCAGTACAATGGTGTTGCAACAACTCTTTCACCGCCATGCGCCGCAAAATAATATTCACCAAAGACACCCATTTAATATTCAGAATAAACTTACCGATGGCAAAAAAAAAGGCCCCCCCAGCCATGCGGTAACAAACCACCTGCGGACAACGCAAGATCGCCGTTTCAAGCGTCACGGTTCCCGAGGCCAACACAGCCGCATCGGCCATTTGCAAAACTTCGTAGGTTTTATCGCGCAACACGCTCACCTGGTAACCATTCACCAAACCAATATAAATGTGATCGGGGATTCCGGGAGCAGCGGTCACAACGATTTGATGACTCCGAACGGAATTCACCGCTTTCAGCATTCGCGGCAACAACGACTTGATTTCCTGCAAACGACTTCCGGGAACCAATGCCAAGATCGGCTTCTCATTCAGGTGATTCTCCGCACAAAAATCATCGAAAGATTTCGATATGCGCCTTTTCAAAACAGCATCCAAAACCGGGTTTCCGACATAATTCACTTCATAGCCGAATTTGCGGTAAAAATCGGTCTCGAACGGAAAGATGGTAAACATCTCATCTACCCGTTCTTTGATTTGCTTGACGCGACTGGATTTCCAGGCCCAGACTTTTGGCGAGATATAATAATATACTTTTATGCCGAGCGACTTCGCGTATTTGGCCATCCTCAGGTTAAAACCGGGATAGTCGATCAGCACTAAAACATCGGGATTAAACTCTTTGAGCGTTTTTTCGCAATATTGAAAATTCTTCTTAATGGTTCGCAGATGCATCAAAACCGGAATAATACCCATGAAGGACATCTCCCGGTAGTGCTTCAAAATTTTCATCCCTGCCTCTTCCATCAACTCACCGCCAAATCCACGGATTTCGGCATCCGGATCTGCTTTTACCAGCTCGCTGATGAGGTTTGATGCATGTAAATCGCCCGACGCCTCGCCGGCAATAAAGAAATACTTCATATACTGAAATTGCGAATCAGACCCCAAAAGTAATTTTTTAGGATGAAAGCGCCACATCGCCCCAAGCCAAGTTGCCTCGGGAACAGCGTCGCAAGTGTTAAATAATGTCAAAAATTAAGCAGCCAGCCCAATACAAGCTGACGCTAACCTACTCAAAGCTTTTAAATTACTCTCGAAAGAACAACAACGAAAGCATAAAAAAAGGTAGCCATCAAAACGCCTCTCGCGGCCAGGTCGTACTTAATCCGGTAAAAGTGAAGGAAAAGGATCAGGTTAGGCAAAACCGAAAGACTCATGATTTTCAGGAGCGCTCCCAAGCGCCAAAGGCTGACCAGGTAATCAGTTAAAGAAACTTCCTGTTTACTCAAAAAATAAAGTATAATGAAAACCACCAGAGGCAATCCCAGCCCCAGTAAAAAACCAAATCCCAGTTTATTTCTGTTTTTTCCACCCGCCATAATCAGAACCTCCAGTTTTTCATTTGCTCCAATGTTTTATTACAAGTCATATCAACCGTAACAGGAACCACCGATACGTGCTGATTTTCGAGCGCGTGCATATCTGTTCCCGGCACATCGGGTTCGAAGTTTTTGAAATAGCCACTCAACCAGTAGTAATCACGCTGGTGCGGATCGGTACGTTTTTCCATTTCTTCAACCCACTTACCCGAAGTTTGACGACAGACCTCGATTCCGCGAACCTCTCCTTTCGGGATATTTACATTTAAACAGGTGAAATGCGGCAAGCCATACTCGGCTACCGACTGAAAAATGCGAGCAACCCACATTTTGGCCCGGGTGAAGTCGGCGTCCGGATCGTAATCGCAAAGCGAAAATCCAATGGATGAAACACCGTGCAAACAGCCTTCAATAGCTGCACCCATGGTTCCGCTATACACGACACTGATTGAAGAATTCGTGCCGTGATTGATACCTGACACCACAAAATCAGGTTTGCGCTCCAACAGTTGATTAAAGCCCATCTTGACACAATCAACCGGCGTACCACTGCATTTATATAATATATAACCGTCCTCCTCTTCTATTTTTGAAGCACGCAAAGGCTTACCGGTTGTAATGGCATTCGACATGCCCGACATCGCTGCTTCGGGCGCAATGACAACCACATCGCCAAACAACCGCATCACTTCGGTTAGTTCTTTCAGGCCTTTGGCATAAATACCATCATCATTCGTAATTAGTATAAGGGGACGATCATTCATTTATCGAGGAATTTTCATTTACGAGCACAAAGATAGACGAATGCTTTAAAATCCACTTTCTGTGTCGCCGAAATAAATACGCGCTAGCTTCTCAACTATGCCCTATGTAAACACCAATCAAATAGACAAAATTGCCATCTTAAAAAAAACAAATTAACACACGAAACAGGCAAAACAGCATTATTTGTTAAGAATACATCAACAGAAACGACATAAAATAAAACCGACCGAAAGTCTTAAACCCAACTTAGAGGTTTAACATATCCAAACCTCTCAAATATCGTATATCACATTGTATTTCTGTAGTATAAGAAATAAACACCTAAAAATATTAATTAAAATATCAAACCTAAAAAGCCCCTACATTATTGCTATTATTTCCTTTTCTATTAATTCTTTTGAAATATTTTTCTAAAGTATACGCGATGAATGTGAAATTTCCTTAATATTGCCATCGATAGGTTAATAATTTTTAATTCAAAAGGACTTAATGGTGTCAAATCTTAAAAAACATTAACCCCATCTGTAGTCTCGAAGCCGAAAAAAAGTAGACAATTATACACGCTCATTTATTACAGCATTACAAGCAAAATGAACATCAAACATTAATTCAATTTTTATGAAAAGAACCTTGTTACGATCCCGTCATTATGGTCTAAAAAGATCATTAAAACTAATGATGGTGGTTTTGGGACTATGCGCTATGACAACAGCGCAAGCAAGCAGTCCGGCGAACAAAACAGATCTGGTCGGCGAACAGCAAAATCAAGGCAAAGTTGTAAGCGGTACGGTTACCGATAGCAATGGCGAGCCTTTGATTGGTGTTGCCGTAGCCGTTGAAGGAACTTCGAAAGGACTTATTACTGACTTCGACGGTAACTTCAAACTGGAAGTTCCGGACGAAAACAGCGTATTGGTATTCTCTTTTGTCGGTTTCGAAACGCAAAAAGTGACCGTAGGACAACTTACAGAGATTGATGTTGTGCTGAAAGACAACATCCAACAAGTTGACGAAGTAGTCGTTACAGCCCTTGGCATTAAGCGTGAAGCAAAAGCGCTGGGTTATGCTATGACTGAACTGAAAGGTGATGACATCAACATCAACGCCATTAACCCGGTAGATGCACTCCAAGGTAAAGCTGCGGGTGTTGACGTATCTCAATCAGACGGTGGTATGTTCGGTTCTACAAGAATCCTGATCCGTGGAGCTTCGTCCCTAAATAGCAGTAGCAACAATCAGCCAATTTTTGTTGTCGATGGCGTAATTCTTGAGAACTCGACTGCAGATGCCGGAGATGCCGACTGGTCTTCAACATCTGGTGACTACGGTAACGAACTGAAAAACCTAAACCCTGACGACTTTGCTTCAGTATCTGTATTGAAAGGTGCTCCTGCAACTGCACTTTACGGCTCCAGAGGTTTGAACGGTGCTGTGATCATTACAACAAAGAGTGGAAAAGCTCAAAAAGGTCTTGGAATCTCTGTTTCGCAAACATTCGGAGTTGACTACGTATATAAGCAACCAGACCTTCAGAACGTTTATGGTGACGGTGCAATCTCGGGCTATGTTGACTACGGTGAAACTGATGACAGCGGCAGCTATTATGCATGGGGCAACCAGAGTCAGTTCTACCTGAATTCAAATGATGAAAAGAAATTTAACCAGTGGGGAACGGGATTCGGACCTAAATTTGACGGCAGCTCAATCCTGGGTTACGACAACAAAATGACCACTTACAATGCGGTAAAAAACAACTACCGCGATATGTACGACCTCGGATTCAACACGAACACCAACGTAGCCATCCAGGGAGGAAACGACAAAACGACTTTCTATTCTTCTGTTTCTTACAAACACGCCAAAGGAACTTTAGGAAAGAACGAATTCAACCGTTTGTCTTTCCTGACAAAAGCTTCTCACAAACTTGCTGACAATGTATTGCTTGAAGCCAGCGTCAATTTTGCTGAGTCAACACCGAAAAATCCTCAGCCCAACATCGGGGAATACTTTATCAGCGGCACATTCGAACGTGAATACGATCCTTCTTATTACAAGAATAAATACAAAGGCACACACGGAGGACTTGCAAACTCAAGCGTTGGCGACGAATATGCAAGCTACCCGGGCATTAGCTTATACTGGGCTTTAAACGAAAATTCTTCTATTCAAACGGAAACATCGTTCCGCCCTGATCTGACTTTAACCATCGACCTGAACGACTGGTTGAAATGGAAATCGGAAGCGAACTACAACTACTATTATACCAATCGGGAAGTTAAAAACCCGAACTCTGGTATTAGCCGCACCTACGAGTTGGGAGCAGGTCAGTATTCAATGACTCAAACCACAAAAAAACAAACCAATGCAAATACCGCATTGATGTTCAACAAAGATGTAAACGCTGATTTGAACGTTTCAGGTTTCGTCCGTGGTGAGTACTACGACAACACACAAACTTACATGTATACTTCTACCAGTGGTGGTTTGGTTGTCCCAGATCAGTACTTTATTGCAAACTCCGTCGACAATGCCGACTATGACTCCTATGTAACAGGGAAGAAAAGAATGCTTTCTGTTGCCGGTCAAGCAAGTGCTGCTTACAAAAACAGATTATTCCTCGATGTTACCGGACGTAATGACTGGTCATCAGCAATGGTTTATTCTGATGCAACAGGGACCTATTCATACTTCTACCCTTCTGTTAGCCTTTCCGGAATCGTAAGCGACATGGTAGATTTGCCGGATTGGGTATCATTTGGTAAAGTTCGCCTGTCATGGGCACAAGTTGGTAACGACACTAGAGCATATTTGATTAACTCGGCCTACTCGCTGAACTCGACCTATAAAGACGGTGACTACATTAGTTCTGAAGAACTTTCTTCAACCATGTATGAAACCAATCTTCAACCAGAAAAGAAAACATCTTGGGAACTTGGTTTAGACTGGAGATTCTTACAAAGCCGTGTAGGCATTGATGCAACTTACTACAAGGAAAATACAAGAAATCAAATCATGTCTATTTCTGTTCCAAGTGTATCAGGCGTAAGCAGCCAGTTGGTTAACGCTGGTAACATGCAAAACAGTGGTATTGAGATTGCCTTGCACACAACGCCAATTAACAATGGCGACTGGAACTGGGATGTTGATTTCACCTACACACGCAACCAAAACAAAATCATCTCACTGCACGAGAACGTAGCAGACTACATTTTGCTGGATGGTTACACCAACTATGGTAACTATCGCATCGGATCGGTTGCAAAAGTTGGTGGTGCCTATGGTACTTTGATGACCGACTCAAAAGCAAAATTAGACGCAACAACTGGTCTTCCATTGCTTTCATGGTCAGATACTCGTCGCTTTGCGTACATGTCTCGTAGCGGAGAAGAAGAAGAAATCGGTTCTGTAAATCCAGACTTCCTGGGATCTGTTTCATCATCTTTACGCTACAAAAACTTCACTCTGAGCGTTGGTTTGGATATGCGCTTTGGGGGATATGTTGCTTCTTACGGTAGCAAATACGGTACAGCTTATGGCTATACCGAAGCATCTTTGAAATATTCTGCACCTGAATACGGCGGTATTACCTGGACTTCTCAGTACGACAACCAGACATATTCTGACGGTGTTGTACCTGAAGGTATTTTTGCCGGAGGAACAAGCATTACTCTCCCTAGTGGTTCTTCTTATACTGTTGCCGACGGTGGTGAAACCTACGCAGCCCTTTACGAAAAAGGCGTTATTGAGCCAACTCATGCTTCTGCCTGGACCTATTTCAAAAACAGTTGGAGCAGAGGTGTTGTAAACGACGACTGGGTGAAAGAATTGAACTACATTTCTCTTCGTCAAGTTTCGCTTTCATACAACTGCTCTAAACAATTCGCCAGCAAAATCGGCGCAAAAAGCCTGGGCTTCAAACTATCAGGACATAACTTGGGGTACTTGTTAAATACTGCTCCCGGTGGCGAAAACCCGGAATCAGTTCGTGGAACAACAGCGTACTCATTCCGCATGCGTTCATACTCTGCTTTTACAGCAAGCTACATGTTCTCAATTAATGCTTCATTCTGATAACTAAGTTCTCGACTTTAAAACAATGAATATGAATTACAAAAAAATAGCAGCGATGACAGTGATTGCGGCCTCTGCACTATCCTTTAACGGATGTCGCGACAAATTCGCTGAAATAAACTCAGATCCCGCATCTGTTTCCACAGGGGACGTTAACTTTCTGTTCACTCAGGCAGAGCTCAACTTTGAGCCGTCTGGTTATACATTCTGGTTTTACAACGCACCCATGATGTACAAATGGGGCGAGGTTGGTATCGGCTCTAGCGGCTATTCTTCAACTTACCAGGAGACCACCGAATATGGCAGTCAGGGTTCTCAAACGTTGAACGTTCTGAACTATGCCAGAGATATGGAATACCTGGTTAGTCAAATGTCAGAGGAAGACGCTGCAACCTACCAAAACCAACTTGCAGCAGCAAGAATCCTGTGTATCTACCTGGGGATCTTCGACACCGACATGTACGGAGATATGCCTTACAGCGAAGCTTCTCTGGCCCGTTACACCAGTCCATCGTTGTTGACACCGGCTTATGACACCGTTGAAGACTTGTACACCGGATGGTTGGAAGATCTTGAAACATACATGACGACTTTAGCAACATCTGAAGATCAAACCTGGATTGCAAAGCAAGATATCATCTACGGTGCTGATGCTACAAAATGGGCTAAATTGGCGAACTCTCTTCGTTTGAAAATTGCTGTTCGCCTGCTTTCACAAGATAAAGCAAAAGCATTGGAGATTGCTCAGGCAGTCGCTGAAAGTTCAGTTGGTGTGATTGACGGAAGCGATGATGATTTCCTTTTCAACAAAGCTTCTGCCGGTTCTGATGATGGTGATGCAACTTACCACTTTGGTAACTCTATTACAACAATCTATCCGACACAAATGGTTACCAATTTCATGATTGAAAACCAAGACCCTCGTGTTCGTTTCTTCTTCACCAAGAATGATTACAACTCAACAGTAGTACAAGCATTCTTTGACCAAGGAGTAGACTTGCCATCTTTTGTTTCTGATAATGTTGAATACACTGAAGATGCAGAAGGTAACAAAACGTTCACAGGATGGAAAGGTCTGGGCGAACCTTGGGTACGCTACTATGGTATGCCAACTGTCATGAACGCAAACCAGGATAGTCAATACGACGGTTATTTCAAGACAACTCCTTATACTCTGGTAAACTCAGCTGGCGATGTTGAATACAACTATACCGCAACGTCATACATT harbors:
- a CDS encoding SusD/RagB family nutrient-binding outer membrane lipoprotein, coding for MNYKKIAAMTVIAASALSFNGCRDKFAEINSDPASVSTGDVNFLFTQAELNFEPSGYTFWFYNAPMMYKWGEVGIGSSGYSSTYQETTEYGSQGSQTLNVLNYARDMEYLVSQMSEEDAATYQNQLAAARILCIYLGIFDTDMYGDMPYSEASLARYTSPSLLTPAYDTVEDLYTGWLEDLETYMTTLATSEDQTWIAKQDIIYGADATKWAKLANSLRLKIAVRLLSQDKAKALEIAQAVAESSVGVIDGSDDDFLFNKASAGSDDGDATYHFGNSITTIYPTQMVTNFMIENQDPRVRFFFTKNDYNSTVVQAFFDQGVDLPSFVSDNVEYTEDAEGNKTFTGWKGLGEPWVRYYGMPTVMNANQDSQYDGYFKTTPYTLVNSAGDVEYNYTATSYINPEMIQGRYDYTVPNAPDDTPVTDTNENPWYGMYMSTAEVNLYFAELSLLGATLPSSAQDYYEKAVEASVEEYDRLANLNQIPYYGTTYGYDPYDKEIDLQDGEIATMMAMPNVEFTGTTAEKLEKVYVQEILHFMFAPTDQFVAVRRSGVPTRTSEFFQWTDYTEPAYTEIPRRFEVLVPSVTDIMYEIKTEAYASQGFTAGTGIATSLLNSERVWQDLNAPNFGEGPNN
- a CDS encoding SusC/RagA family TonB-linked outer membrane protein codes for the protein MKRTLLRSRHYGLKRSLKLMMVVLGLCAMTTAQASSPANKTDLVGEQQNQGKVVSGTVTDSNGEPLIGVAVAVEGTSKGLITDFDGNFKLEVPDENSVLVFSFVGFETQKVTVGQLTEIDVVLKDNIQQVDEVVVTALGIKREAKALGYAMTELKGDDININAINPVDALQGKAAGVDVSQSDGGMFGSTRILIRGASSLNSSSNNQPIFVVDGVILENSTADAGDADWSSTSGDYGNELKNLNPDDFASVSVLKGAPATALYGSRGLNGAVIITTKSGKAQKGLGISVSQTFGVDYVYKQPDLQNVYGDGAISGYVDYGETDDSGSYYAWGNQSQFYLNSNDEKKFNQWGTGFGPKFDGSSILGYDNKMTTYNAVKNNYRDMYDLGFNTNTNVAIQGGNDKTTFYSSVSYKHAKGTLGKNEFNRLSFLTKASHKLADNVLLEASVNFAESTPKNPQPNIGEYFISGTFEREYDPSYYKNKYKGTHGGLANSSVGDEYASYPGISLYWALNENSSIQTETSFRPDLTLTIDLNDWLKWKSEANYNYYYTNREVKNPNSGISRTYELGAGQYSMTQTTKKQTNANTALMFNKDVNADLNVSGFVRGEYYDNTQTYMYTSTSGGLVVPDQYFIANSVDNADYDSYVTGKKRMLSVAGQASAAYKNRLFLDVTGRNDWSSAMVYSDATGTYSYFYPSVSLSGIVSDMVDLPDWVSFGKVRLSWAQVGNDTRAYLINSAYSLNSTYKDGDYISSEELSSTMYETNLQPEKKTSWELGLDWRFLQSRVGIDATYYKENTRNQIMSISVPSVSGVSSQLVNAGNMQNSGIEIALHTTPINNGDWNWDVDFTYTRNQNKIISLHENVADYILLDGYTNYGNYRIGSVAKVGGAYGTLMTDSKAKLDATTGLPLLSWSDTRRFAYMSRSGEEEEIGSVNPDFLGSVSSSLRYKNFTLSVGLDMRFGGYVASYGSKYGTAYGYTEASLKYSAPEYGGITWTSQYDNQTYSDGVVPEGIFAGGTSITLPSGSSYTVADGGETYAALYEKGVIEPTHASAWTYFKNSWSRGVVNDDWVKELNYISLRQVSLSYNCSKQFASKIGAKSLGFKLSGHNLGYLLNTAPGGENPESVRGTTAYSFRMRSYSAFTASYMFSINASF